A stretch of Usitatibacter palustris DNA encodes these proteins:
- a CDS encoding SDR family oxidoreductase, translating into MKDNVVIITGASKGIGAELARQLAAKGSSLMLAAREVPALEKVATECRALGAKAEVIRTDVAVEADCKAMVERTVAAFGRVDTLVNNAGMTMWARFEDIEDMSILERLMQVNYMGSVYCTRHALPHLKRSRGRIVGVASLTGLTGVPTRSGYAAAKHAMRGFFDSLRIELADSGVTVTMIYPGFVATGVRENATGPDGKPIQVDPVKENEVMSVGECARITAKAIEGRRREVVMTARGKIAAWIKLVAPGLVDNIARRAIEKAR; encoded by the coding sequence ATGAAAGACAACGTCGTCATCATCACAGGTGCCTCGAAGGGCATCGGCGCGGAGCTCGCGCGGCAACTGGCCGCGAAAGGTTCGAGCCTCATGCTCGCAGCGCGCGAGGTACCGGCGCTCGAGAAGGTGGCCACCGAATGCCGCGCGCTCGGCGCGAAGGCCGAGGTGATCCGCACCGACGTCGCCGTCGAGGCCGACTGCAAGGCGATGGTCGAGCGGACGGTCGCGGCGTTCGGACGCGTCGACACGCTCGTGAACAACGCCGGCATGACGATGTGGGCGCGCTTCGAGGACATCGAGGACATGTCGATCCTCGAGCGCCTGATGCAGGTGAACTACATGGGCTCGGTCTACTGCACGCGCCACGCCCTGCCCCATCTCAAGCGCTCGCGCGGCCGCATCGTCGGTGTCGCGAGCCTCACCGGGCTCACCGGCGTGCCGACGCGCTCGGGTTACGCCGCGGCCAAGCACGCGATGCGCGGCTTCTTCGATTCGCTGCGCATCGAGCTTGCCGACTCCGGCGTCACGGTGACGATGATCTACCCGGGCTTCGTCGCGACCGGCGTGCGCGAGAACGCCACCGGCCCCGACGGCAAGCCCATCCAGGTCGATCCGGTGAAGGAGAACGAGGTGATGAGCGTCGGGGAATGCGCGCGCATCACCGCCAAGGCCATCGAGGGACGCCGTCGCGAGGTCGTTATGACCGCGCGGGGTAAAATAGCCGCCTGGATCAAACTGGTTGCGCCGGGCCTGGTCGACAACATCGCCCGGCGCGCGATCGAGAAGGCTCGTTGA
- a CDS encoding DNA polymerase Y family protein has translation MTLRSLLVDFNSYFASVEQQVEPRLRGKPLGVVPMLADTTVCIAASVEAKTFGVKTGTKVADARKLCPQIEFVVARHEIYIDFHHRAVAVVDSVVPVRAVLSIDEMDCELTGRWREPARALKIAADVKAKLTTEIGECLRTSIGIGPNTFIAKTASDMVKPDGLVIIEKAELPDRLFHLPVRALSGVGKQMEKRLHEKGLKTVQDLCARSRDELRAIWGGIGGEIMYDRLRGEAMHERESETGSISHSSVLGPEKRNPTDAYAVLDRLIQKAAMRLRKADLYAARMSIGVKYLDGARWDADMKLVDTQDTMSFLHVLEKLWSQRPPTRRTILQVGMAFSDLVTEAKHTGSLFASEDKSKALYATLDKLNVRFGRQAVYFASAHKARDRGGLHIAFNHIPDPETER, from the coding sequence TTGACGCTTCGTTCGCTCCTCGTCGATTTCAACTCGTACTTCGCCTCGGTCGAGCAGCAGGTCGAGCCGCGGCTGCGCGGCAAGCCGCTGGGCGTGGTGCCGATGCTCGCGGACACGACCGTGTGCATCGCCGCGAGCGTGGAAGCCAAGACCTTCGGCGTGAAGACCGGCACAAAGGTCGCCGACGCGAGGAAGCTCTGCCCGCAGATTGAATTCGTCGTCGCGCGTCACGAGATCTACATCGACTTCCACCACCGCGCGGTCGCCGTCGTGGATTCCGTCGTGCCCGTGCGTGCCGTGCTCTCGATCGATGAAATGGATTGCGAGCTCACCGGCCGCTGGCGGGAACCGGCGCGCGCGCTGAAGATCGCTGCGGATGTGAAGGCGAAGCTCACGACCGAGATCGGCGAATGCCTGCGCACTTCCATCGGCATCGGGCCCAATACGTTCATCGCGAAGACGGCTTCCGACATGGTCAAGCCGGATGGTCTCGTGATCATCGAGAAGGCGGAGTTGCCCGATCGGCTGTTTCATCTTCCGGTGCGCGCGCTCTCCGGTGTCGGCAAGCAGATGGAGAAGCGCCTGCATGAGAAGGGCCTGAAGACCGTGCAGGATCTCTGTGCCCGCTCGCGCGACGAGCTGCGCGCGATCTGGGGCGGCATCGGCGGCGAGATCATGTACGACCGCCTGCGCGGCGAGGCGATGCACGAGCGCGAAAGCGAAACCGGCTCGATCTCGCACTCGAGCGTGCTCGGCCCGGAGAAGCGCAATCCCACCGATGCCTATGCGGTGCTCGATCGCCTCATCCAGAAGGCCGCGATGCGGCTTCGCAAGGCGGACCTCTACGCCGCGCGCATGTCGATCGGCGTGAAGTACCTCGACGGCGCGCGCTGGGACGCGGACATGAAGCTCGTGGACACGCAGGACACGATGTCCTTCCTCCACGTGCTCGAGAAACTCTGGTCGCAGCGCCCTCCCACGCGCCGCACGATCCTCCAGGTCGGCATGGCGTTCTCGGACCTCGTGACGGAGGCCAAGCACACCGGCTCGCTCTTCGCGTCCGAGGACAAATCGAAGGCCCTCTACGCCACGCTCGACAAGCTCAACGTGCGCTTCGGCCGCCAGGCCGTGTACTTCGCCTCGGCGCACAAGGCGCGCGACCGCGGCGGCCTGCACATCGCCTTCAACCACATCCCCGATCCGGAGACAGAAAGATAG
- a CDS encoding PH domain-containing protein codes for MSYIDDSLIAGETIIHRGRISWWTLFPRVLLGILLLVIVVGLYFLIDAWIRSRTTEIAITNKRVIAKFGFIKRHTVEINLDKVEALRVEQGFWGRMLNYGTLFISGAGSSVAPMPGIADPLEFRRKFMEATDRPSAAAH; via the coding sequence ATGTCCTATATCGACGACTCCCTGATCGCCGGCGAAACGATCATCCATCGCGGCCGCATCTCGTGGTGGACGCTGTTTCCGCGCGTGCTGCTGGGCATCCTGCTGCTCGTGATCGTCGTGGGCCTCTACTTCCTCATCGATGCGTGGATCCGCTCGCGTACCACGGAGATCGCGATCACCAACAAGCGCGTGATCGCGAAGTTCGGCTTCATCAAGCGCCACACGGTCGAGATCAATCTCGACAAGGTGGAAGCGCTGCGCGTCGAGCAGGGCTTCTGGGGGCGGATGCTCAACTACGGGACGCTCTTCATCTCGGGCGCGGGCTCGTCGGTGGCACCCATGCCCGGCATCGCCGATCCGCTCGAATTCCGGCGCAAGTTCATGGAGGCGACGGACCGCCCCTCCGCCGCGGCGCATTGA
- a CDS encoding GAF domain-containing protein encodes MFTVAQAPTGSKSSLYGHLHEQAAGLLTGERDFLANSANLSALIFHALPDLNWAGFYWMKGGELVLGPFQGKPACVRIALGRGVCGTAAKEKRTIVVPDVHAFPGHIACDSASRSEVVVPVIAGGRVLGVLDLDSPTPARFDAEDARGLEALVALFLDATDLGD; translated from the coding sequence ATGTTCACCGTCGCCCAGGCTCCCACCGGCAGCAAGTCCTCCCTCTATGGCCATCTCCACGAGCAGGCCGCGGGGCTGCTCACGGGTGAGCGCGATTTCCTCGCGAATTCGGCAAATCTTTCCGCGCTGATCTTCCACGCGCTGCCCGACCTCAACTGGGCCGGTTTCTACTGGATGAAGGGCGGCGAGCTGGTGCTCGGGCCCTTCCAGGGCAAGCCCGCGTGCGTGCGCATCGCGCTCGGGCGCGGCGTGTGCGGCACGGCGGCGAAGGAAAAGCGCACGATCGTCGTCCCCGACGTCCACGCCTTTCCCGGCCACATCGCCTGCGACAGTGCCTCGCGGAGCGAAGTCGTCGTGCCGGTGATCGCCGGCGGGCGCGTGCTCGGCGTGCTCGATCTCGACAGCCCTACCCCCGCGCGCTTCGATGCCGAGGATGCACGCGGCCTCGAAGCGTTGGTTGCCCTCTTCCTCGACGCCACCGACCTCGGAGACTGA